The Aedes albopictus strain Foshan chromosome 1, AalbF5, whole genome shotgun sequence genomic interval GTGCTCCATTACTAAATACTTACTTTGTTTGCAAGCTATGCTTCCTTGTCGTTACGAGATCATATTGCGCACTTAGTTTTCAAAAGTGCGCAAACGTTAATAAAAgttcgcgattgcatcaaatcaagttgatgtcttcggcgtactatttctttgatttatgctcttgaaaactcgtgtccagtggtgaactaaatgcgctatatattgCTATGAACATTCTTTTGTAAACCGTTCAATAATTAAAATACAAGAAAGGCAACGTAACAAAAATAAGATTTATTTACAGTCTTTCACATTCTTTAACATCAATCGTGTgtatctgtatgtgtgtgtgtatgtgtatgtgtgtgtttgtgtttgtgtttgtgtatgtgtatgtgtatgtgtatgtgtatgtgtatgtgtatgtgtatgtgtatgtgtatgtgtatgtgtatgtgtatgtgtatgtgtatgtgtatgtgtatgtgtatgtgtatgtgtatgtgtatgtgtatgtgtatgtgtatgtgtatgtgtatgtgtatgtgtatgtgtatgtgtatgtgtatgtgtatgtgtatgtgtatgtgtatgtgtatgtgtatgtgtatgtgtatgtgtatgtgtatgtgtatgtgtatgtgtatgtgtatgtgtatgtgtatgtgtatgtgtatgtgtatgtgtatgtgtatgtgtatgtgtatgtgtatgtgtatgtgtatgtgtatgtgtatgtgtatgtgtatgtgtatgtgtatgtgtatgtgtatgtgtatgtgtatgtgtatgtgtatgtgtatgtgtatgtgtatgtgtatgtgtatgtgtatgtgtatgtgtatgtgtatgtgtatgtgtatgtgtatgtgtatgtgtatgtgtatgtgtatgtgtatgtgtatgtgtatgtgtatgtgtatgtgtatgtgtatgtgtatgtgtatgtgtatgtgtatgtgtatgtgtatgtgtatgtgtatgtgtatgtgtatgtgtatgtgtatgtgtatgtgtatgtgtatgtgtatgtgtatgtgtatgtgtatgtgtatgtgtatgtgtatgtgtatgtgtatgtgtatgtgtatgtgtatgtgtatgtgtatgtgtatgtgtatgtgtatgtgtatgtgtatgtgtatgtgtatgtgtatgtgtatgtgtatgtgtatgtgtatgtgtatgtgtatgtgtatgtgtatgtgtatgtgtatgtgtatgtgtatgtgtatgtgtatgtgtatgtgtgtgtgtgtgtgtgtgtgtgtgtgtgtgtgtgtgtgtgtgtgtgtgtgtgtgtgtgtgtgtgtgtgtgtgtgtgtgtgtgtgtgtgtgtgtgtgtgtgtgtgtgtgtgtgtgtgtgtgtgtgtgtgtgtgtgtgtgtgtgtgtgtgtgtgtgtgtgtgtgtgtgtgtgtgtgtgtgtgtgtgtgtgtgtgtgtgtgtgtgtgtgtgtgtgtgtgtgtgtgtgtgtgtgtgtgtgtgtgtgtgtgtgtgtgtgtgtgtgtgtgtgtgtgtgtgtgtggtcacTCTATGACTAAcgcttttgacattttttttggaCGGCCCGTCGGTTTTTTTCGACCAATTATTGTTGGATCGGCCTCCGGTGGTAGCTGGTAGAGGCCTTGCTTTACAGCTGCTATTACGATGTGGCTACAAAtgttgtttttaaaaaaaatcctgcatgtgCAGTTCCACTGCATGTAGTTTTCATCCGGCATAGAAACCCGATAAATTGTATTCAAGTCTACCTTGTAATCTTCGAACGAAGTGTACTTTGGTACCATGAAACGTCGAATTTCATTCATGCTCACCTCCTCTCTTTCGCTTCCGGGTATAAACATGTAAACGTGTATTCCACAGCGCACGGGTCTTGTTGTTTTTCCACTGTTCAAGAAACGCCATGCCTCTCGCTGTTCTTGTATTCCAAAAACTCGATGGCGGTGAACTAGTCTGGCCGGATCACCGTACGTTTCAACCAATCTTAGTAGCAATGTTTTGAATGTTGCTAAAGTCTGTTTTTGTCTGTGCAGGGCGTTGTACTTGATTGATTTATTGATGGCTTCGACAGCATTATTTGTGGACGGCACGCCAGGGGCAAAGGCCTCGTGCCATCCCGCAAAGTTCGAATTGTTTACGTATTTCGCGAAGAAATCTGTAAAGCCTGGAACGCTGTCATAGTCAGTCATAAACAACTGCACAGCACTCTCGTAGTGTTTTTGTGTGGGTGCGATTTGAAGCTTATCAATGCCGTCGCTAATGGATGATTGGAGGTCTGCCTGAAtcttgaatttttgaaaatattttttcaaattttgtttcagATGGAAATAGCAATTTATTGTTTTGATGCCTCCAAACACCTTCTTGGCAGCTGATTTTAAAGCTGTCTCGCCATCGCTGATGAAAAATTCCAACGCGTCCAGCTTGATGCCTATCTTGGCGCATGTTTCGTGAATGCAGTTAAACGCAAACTCATAGTCGGAGGCCGATTGATTCGATAAACACCCGAATGCAATGGGGTGTGCGTGCCTCATTTCATCGACCATGCACACCACGAGAAGAGGGAATCCTTCCAAAGTTGTTTTAAAAGTACAATCAGCAGCAATGATGCGGAGCTCACCCACCAGAGACAGCAACTGCCGCGAAGAAACGAGGAAACGAAATTTTGCATTAGCATGGTCAATGTCCTTGTCGAGGACAAACGCCGTTCGGTTATCTTGTGGGATCCTGGATTTTATCGCAGCCCATTCCTCCAACTCTCCTGTAAGAAAAACAAAGTTGCCGAGATTATTAAGCTGGGTTATGATTCCAGAAAAAACGGTGACATGCGAAGGGATATTTTGCTAGACAACAATAATAGGTACAGTCACAGGACAattattcattttcattttgcagcatttggtggggcaatgagagcgtaTTGGCGCAGTAGGCAATCACCCACTCTGGTTACGCCCTTGGTGACCAACCACTGTTATTTTTTTCCTAACTATCAGCCAAGCCAGGcctaacccgtaacgtgggtagatcaccttagaacgatGCGTTGTGGTGTAAgacctaccaaatcaaattttgatcttgatatttatagtatttataaattttccaagatcaaagttttatGTACTTTTCCAACAAGTTTTTAGTGACAAGTAATCAATGATTACTTTCGATTTCTctgagtaatcatggtaatcacaagtaatcatggtaatcagaagtaattattagtaatccgaggtaataaatggtaatcagatgtaatcaatgataatccatggtaatcaaaagtaatcaaaataatcacaagtaatcatggtaatcagaagtaatcatcagtaatccgaggtaatcaatgataatcagatgtaatcaatgataatccatggtaatcaaaagtaatcaaggtaatcacaagtaatcatggtaatcagaagtaatcattagtaatccgaggtaataaatggtaatcagatgtaatcaatgataatccatggtaatcaaaagtaatcaaggtaatcacaagtaatcatggtaaacTACAATTAATTAATACAATTAATCAACAAGTAATCACGAGTAATGAATTGTAATTAATTGTAAATTGTAATTCCCGGTTCTTCAACCACTTTTTTCCGGttttaaaaaaatgatttatgTGGTAAAATCGGAACActattttcaaatttcttacttTTCTGAATTTAATTTTTGTAAAAGTGGATAACTGACGCTGAGAAGGCTTACCAGTGATAGTTGAAAAATGCATATCTATCCaaggataagcattagagggcAAAATTAAAAGGAACAAAACTGATTACCCTCATTCGAAAAAGGTATTCTGcacagagggttcgaaaagtcggtaaaaattatgaaaaaggTTATTGCGGGAAATCCGAGTATAACTCTGGCAAAATAATACAGTTAAGTCCCaggaaaatattttgaagaaattttgtaaaggtaattttcaaatttaaaaattgttcgtggaatttctggaataatgcaggggttagaagcaaagatgTGTAAGTgtaagtttttcaccaatttttcatcccatataaaatgtatggagcttcaaaatcaacccaattttctccgatgtattgtaatgtaatttttctaatcatcgcaaacacaatcttaaaaaaaagttccaaaaagcttgaaatctgaagaactagttgatatgctcaactcaaaatcgacaaaatggtcacttatacccctttgTATCTGGGTCCCTCAATTATTGAAGCATTCCTTATTGCTATTGTTCACTGTTGGTATTGTTGACAGAATACTAATGAGTGACCTGTTTTGAAATCCGTATACGAAAAAAAATATCTataatagggtgcgggcaccggttttggccagtctaagggaaatcatttttataaaaataaccaataatcctatgaaaacaaccaatgcgtcaaaagaaaggtatcaatctatattttgaaggaaaaatgcagaaagcaagccaatacttgatttttgtattaaaagtggtactggccaaaatagaagctctgccgcagttttggccatattcttaagtttggtttctattttggccaatcacgtgtatttcttatgggagtggccaaattagaagcaccctggccaaaatagatgtatgggagcagattttttaaggaaatatatttttttcttccagtttttaatcaaaatgtgtggttttcacagctgtaatcatcatattgtattaggatctactagtaaaaaataaatttacgccgatttagactgcaacaggctcaataccgcactatggccaaaactccggactggccaaaactgaagcttctaccctacttaTATAGAAGAACGATCATGACCTGGTATACTGCCgctctaagcatatctgtaccatgttgtttttctacgcatacaGTCCTACTGCTCTAACTTAAGCTGTATCTTAACATCAATGACAGAAAGATGCTTAACGTTATCATGAGATATTTATTTGTGATGCAAAATGGAAAATATatcaaattaacttcaaatggctctgtTAGTGAGAAAAACATGACtagaatgcaaaacaacatgggacagatatgcttagaagggcagtaTAGTTGGATCACAATAATATAGatcatgttttagaaaaaaatactgtATTTCTCATAGATAAGATTATACTGGACTTCAAATATTTAGAAAGATTACTGTTCCAAGCCAATTCCCGGTATTTTCCCAGTTGGTTGCAATTCCCGGgtaattcccggttttcccggttgagtggccaccctgcccACCTACTCTTGcgttttccatatgaaaatctgttgtTATTCAATATAGTTTTTCgaaatagggtagaagcttcagttttggccagtccggagttttggccatagtgcggtattgagcctgttgcagtctaaatcggcgtaaatttattttttactagtagatcctaatacaatatgatgattacagctgtgaaaaccacacattttgattaaaaactggaagaaaaaaatatatttccttaaaaaatctgctcccatacatCTATTTTctagggtgcttctaatttggccactcccataaaaatacacgtgattggccaaaatagaaaccaaacttaagaatatggccaaaactgcggcagagcttctattttggccagtaccatttttaatacaaaaatcaagtattggcttgctttctgcatttttccttcaaaatatagattgaaacctttcttttgacgcattggttgttttcataggattattggttatttttataaaaatgatttccattagactggccaaaaccggtgcccgcaccctactttgttctgagcactttttGTCGAActcacaaatttgtcgaagacaccaagtttgtatctcatcgattttcagagTTACAAAAACGTTCAAACAAAAAGAGGTACCCACAATGTTTTTACCATGAATATAATAGAGTACAATTTTTTCAATGCAACTAAGCGATTGAAAATGCATTTGTTCCTTTTTGAGATAATATtaagactttttgaaaaaaaaagtaattttccgaagaaaatctatctatctatatatctatatatctattctatatatataaatgagtttgaagtccctttgaggcaactaaactcaagaacgggtgaaccgatcaggatgacttttGCACGgtccggttcgtattcgtggtggctgtgtttatatgtataaaaagttaccaaaatcatctagaaaagtttgaaaatagtcaagttactgattttttatgagctgggaaggaaatcaacatgatcgaaataaaaccaatctagagggcGGTGCTGCAAAGACCTTAACCCTCTCttacccatggtagcacaggtgatccactactttgcactgttcatttaactctaaaacaaaaacgagcagagaatttttgaccaaatctggcataatagttcatcaaacatatacaaacatctgacgaaaaaatgggaatgatctaacttatcctgtatttgtatgaacagtgcaaagtagtggattacctgtgctaccatgggaaagagagggttaacagttgtcaaaccatcacaagtgggcaagacaaagtttgccgggtctgCTAGTATAAAAATGAAGGGACTTcaacctttgaggcaacaaaactcacgaacggctgaaccgatcaggatgactcttgcatggttagattcgtattcatggtagctgtgtttatatgtaaaaaaaagttagaaaaatgaactaaaatgtaagaaaatagacaaaatgctgatgTTTCAtgtgctgggaagaaaatcaacacgatcgaaacgaaaccaatctagagtgcggtgatgttttgagctcaacagttgtcaaaccaccacagcttggcaagacaacgtttgccgggacagctagtagtcaatatcttttaaccctttggagccggaggggtcaatatgaccacgacgatgaaaccgagcataaaaaACGTGTTCGAGgctagcgaggttgcggcagcaaaggcaaaacaatccggctccaaagggttaaacaaagagagatagaacattgagctatttggaaaaaatatgcgccgTTGATAATTCTTGAAGTGCTCGGAACAGtatttttacgagaaacgaataaattaaatgttattgaaaaaaaactgAATATTAGGCATCACATGAGTCTTTTTAAAAATCATAAATCAGGaatcataagagatagaataacgattttttttggcaaacttgcttcaaataagttcttttacaactttgttgaacattttgtaaacgtatataaaactattaaaaagcagttgTTTAGATCAGATAAACTAGAGGGACAACTccacaatgatgagaaaaaaggtagataatttcccaaagacaccatgtatctaaaacttcgtaaatacggctctggccCCATTGTGCAATGCAATGATGCATCAAAACAAAGATGCACCAATACGATGATGGACCAATGCAATGATGTCAATGCGATGATGCACTAATGCAATAAtccaccaatgcaatgatgcatctCAATGCACAGATGCACCAATGCGACGCAGAACCAATGCATTGATGTCCCAGCGATGCACCGattttatgctggcctgcttacactCACCgagaatttgacgtttgagcggtgccgacaccgctcaaacgtcaaattttgtgTGCGAgtgagcaggccagcataaattcgtgcagtaatctatAAGCGATGCGATAAGCCCACGGGTATTCagtaagaccatgctgagggtgacgggtttgattctctGACGGTCCCTGAACTTTAAATaaagtaaatttttgatatgGAGATAACAAGcctattttatgaatgaaaatttgacagaatgTGGCGTACCATGTTGATACCGTGTGCCAGAAATGTTAAATAAATATGAATATTGCTGAGAAAACTGAACATACCTAGAGAAAGAACTCCACTTCCAAAAAGTTTTTTGTTCGCGGCCTTGATCGCATAATTGAGTTGATTTTTCGTCACGCCCTCCGCCAGTGTTCCAATAGTTTTCTTGACGTCTTTTGTCGGCATACCGGATGAAACCAAGTCTTCAATAGTTTGATGATTTTCGGGATTCAATTTCCGTCCAGCGATGTTCTCCGCAGGCGCTTTATCGCAAGTGTGCGCTCCTTTGCAGGAAATTGTGCAACCGTCTGTTGTATTCGGGATAAAAATCAAGGCTTTTCTTTCACACTGCGGCCTGGCGCGATGCTTCAGCCCCGCATTGTTCCTTTTGCAGGACGGTTCTCCGACTTGAATAGAAATCCTAATTCGAATGTCCGAAGAAAGTTTTCGGCCTCCTTCATAGGCACATTTGTTTTGATAGTCTGCCACGTGGTTTCATTTGTGCGTTTTGGCTGTAGGTATAGAAAAGTTTTGTAGACATTAGCAGATAATAAAAACATGCAAAGAAATCATAAAAGACATTAGCAGATAATAAAAACACGCAAAGAAATCGTAAAAGTCATGAATGCATATCAGTTACATGTTTGCTTGATTCGCAGGTTGCGTCaggactgcgccccgattagagaatcgtgttcgttcgttggggcaactgacagcTGATCATAATACTCTAGACACACgtaaccccacgtctccactagacagaaatgtccagcaaaatggcaagacatttctgtctagtggagacgtcgggtaaggataagtgacatttcaacacacgaacactacacagaaaaaaattgccTGGTAAATATGCCTACAATGTTATGTTCAAATTTACTATGCCCCAAAATATTCAAAAGAAGAACAAATATGGTCATACGAGCCGAAATGTAGTTAAATATACCACGTCTTTCTTCAAATTGTAATGGTAACGTTGACAAAATTTCATAGTAAAATGAACTACGCGTTTCTACCATGAAAATATCGAGTTTGCGGTCACATTTACCATGACTTGTAGTAAGAGCTTTTGCATGACCACGTTCATGGTTATTTTAAGCGTGTTGCACCGGCAAATTTCAGCAGACTATGCGTTGCTTTCGAATTTACTACAAGCCTGGTCAATTTTAGTAGTAGTTTTTCGACGTTCGTGCcatctttgaaaagttacaaataaaCGAGCAGCGGTAGTGTAGTCTTGTTTATTTTCAGTGAGTATTCCATTATTTCTCTAAAATTTGTGATTAAATTATTGAAATTGCGAAGATCTGCATGAACAATATTACAGGTAAGGCAACAGTGCATATTTAACGTCAGTAATAGCAATACTTAGTACTGTATTATTGCATCTCTTGCAGAGGAAAATGTCAACCCGAACCTGGAGGAGGGAATCACGGTCATTTTCGAAGTGCAGTCCAAGCCCATACGTGCATTTTTTGTTCGAGAAGTAAGAATTCAAAACAACTTTGAAGCAAATATTCCGAAGATAACATAAGTTAAAAACCAACAGGCCAACAAACCGTAGCTGTTGCAACCAAGCCAACTCTGATGCATGCCGGATGATTCCTTCGTCATGATGGATAGTGTACGTCGTACGAAATTGTTTTGAGGAAACCTACTACTAAGAGGTCAATTACCATGTATTGTGCTTCTATTTTAGATAAATAAATTATTAGTTGATACAAATAAGTTTTTGTTGACTCAATATTACTATTCAGCTTACTGAACGTCACTGTTATATAGACAACAAAAGTAGCAAAAATTACTATGAGCAAGGAACATAATGCTTGTTGAATTGACTACGATTGCAGTAAAATGTTTTACCATGAACATGGTGAAATTCACTGAAAGGTATCCAAATTGTGATGTGGTACAAATGACCGATTACATGGTTAGGACAATAACAAAATATAGTCTGCTGAAAATTGTGGGTACATTGTAGTTAATTTAACCCCCTATAATGGTATTTTCAACTGCaacatttttttgcgtgtagcgtgaatttttccatacacaaaaatgcacgcttaTTCAAAGGCATTCAGATTTCATATGCAAATATTCCgcaattgatttgggtaaaacggctaaataatgataaaactaacaaccagggtaagagtgcacatattttccaccaagtttcacaactacatctacaatagacacacgcacacatttgaacgtgattatcaCTAtataggagctgtgatgcgacggcggtcagacatccctatcaaactcgttttgacattgacACTTCTTTTTAGTTGGGGTATGCCAAAACCAGGGAACATCCAACCATCGTGGCAGCCCATCTaatgagccgccaacgaacgaatcggacTGTATTCACATGGTATACTGTGTATACGTACCAAAGATTGCGCAGTTCCAAACATCGTGCATTTTGGTGAGCCCTAAAAACTCCTCCACTATTTCGTCCAGGATTCCCTCTAAAAGTTCCtttttgcaacttggcactataagattgcattttatacttgccgttttagtGTCACTATGGCCTACTTTTCCTCCTTTATATAAAGCAGTTGCATTatcattcataatgcaactcatttgggttgcattatgaatcacgGGCCAACAACCCGTGTTTTTACGTCacgagcttgaaaaactgtaacggttatagcacagcttgcaTGATTTGAGTTTTGCGTCTACACGTGGACGTGGGTAATCCCGTTCAACCCAATgaggtaggggtaggcggggcaatatggacaccctaaggtttttgccaactttacctggcaagatgtcaaaaaagtttagtttttttatacatgtatccttttaaagtctatttagcatctattgcataagaatgctcacgaagaaaaattatttatccacttcaaaaattgttttgaaaaatgttagtttttcatgaccgtcttcaagcatacggggcagaatggacacccccatggggcaatatggacaccatgagacttttacgaatttcgtacattatttacacctataaagtcatttcattacaaacccGCTAttttggatgaataatacgccgaagtagttcatttttgttcagttaatttaaattcaggctgttttggataaagcttcgtttttgtcggcatgaaCAGCTGttcctagaacaactattttccactgctgtcctgcccccactcgcataacagtcccatattcaaaaagtaggaattgagaaaacggcatttgaagtttgaaaacttgtttccatataaaactttgaaaaatcgccaaaatttgaaaaatagttcgatcatctcgaaactttcacagatttctttgcacatgaatatataactgtaaaaaatattacaatcactacaaaattgttcagttttgtgttacgtaacacaaaaattcatgatgggactgttatgcgggtacttttgatatgggacgctcataacttggtattttttcacacattgacataaaaattcgtaatttttattgttgtttttggaagtacataaaaaatgatgactattcataacgttaactcaaaagtgatgaaaagtcaaatgggactgttatgcgagtgggggcagtgtcgttttttgaccaatttgtttcaccctatgtctactatagtgaacatttaaccgaaaatatactgaaatcgaagaatatggttggtttgtgatttaggttaccgtgaggtcgccattcaccgctcatgccccattcaccgctcattttgggtcaatcgTCAAAAATagtcaaatgttagtaaagtatcgtaacaaaagtgaatgtaacatgctgccacattaaaaaactttcatttcaccaagtttttatatgggtatacctgaaatcacgttctcaaaaaatatttctcacactgcgctgcaggacaacatgggaactgttcagggcaaacagcggaaGAAATATCCAATA includes:
- the LOC134285635 gene encoding uncharacterized protein LOC134285635, with the translated sequence MPTKDVKKTIGTLAEGVTKNQLNYAIKAANKKLFGSGVLSLGELEEWAAIKSRIPQDNRTAFVLDKDIDHANAKFRFLVSSRQLLSLVGELRIIAADCTFKTTLEGFPLLVVCMVDEMRHAHPIAFGCLSNQSASDYEFAFNCIHETCAKIGIKLDALEFFISDGETALKSAAKKVFGGIKTINCYFHLKQNLKKYFQKFKIQADLQSSISDGIDKLQIAPTQKHYESAVQLFMTDYDSVPGFTDFFAKYVNNSNFAGWHEAFAPGVPSTNNAVEAINKSIKYNALHRQKQTLATFKTLLLRLVETYGDPARLVHRHRVFGIQEQREAWRFLNSGKTTRPVRCGIHVYMFIPGSEREEVSMNEIRRFMVPKYTSFEDYKVDLNTIYRVSMPDENYMQWNCTCRIFFKNNICSHIVIAAVKQGLYQLPPEADPTIIGRKKPTGRPKKMSKALVIE